From Microlunatus capsulatus, a single genomic window includes:
- the rnc gene encoding ribonuclease III — MHIAPELLDRALTHRSFAYEQGGLPTNERLEFLGDSVLGLVVTEHLFTSYPDLSEGQLAKLRAAVVNSRALADVARGLDLGALVRLGRGEEATGGRDKSSILADTMEAVIGAVFTEHGIDAARVFVHHLFDQLMVDVATLGAGLDWKTSLQESASLAGLGVPVYEVVESGPDHAKTFQAMVVLDRHSYGPGAGRNKKEAEQNAAALAFAALKAEADAAAAHAPADVPGAGGTAEAAPATR; from the coding sequence ATGCACATCGCTCCCGAGCTGCTCGACCGCGCCCTCACGCACCGCTCGTTCGCCTACGAGCAGGGCGGTCTGCCGACCAACGAGCGGCTGGAGTTCCTCGGGGACTCCGTGCTGGGCCTGGTGGTGACCGAGCACCTGTTCACCTCCTACCCCGACCTCTCGGAGGGGCAGCTGGCGAAGCTGCGGGCGGCCGTCGTCAACTCGCGCGCGCTCGCCGACGTGGCCCGCGGGCTCGACCTCGGCGCGCTCGTCCGGCTGGGCCGTGGCGAGGAGGCGACCGGCGGTCGTGACAAGTCCTCGATCCTGGCCGACACCATGGAGGCCGTCATCGGGGCGGTGTTCACCGAGCACGGCATCGACGCCGCCCGCGTCTTCGTGCACCATCTGTTCGACCAGCTGATGGTCGACGTGGCCACGCTGGGCGCCGGCCTGGACTGGAAGACGAGCCTGCAGGAGAGCGCCTCGCTCGCCGGCCTGGGCGTCCCCGTCTACGAGGTCGTCGAGTCCGGCCCCGACCACGCCAAGACCTTCCAGGCGATGGTCGTGCTCGACCGGCACAGCTACGGCCCCGGGGCCGGCCGGAACAAGAAGGAGGCGGAGCAGAACGCCGCCGCCCTCGCGTTCGCCGCCCTCAAGGCCGAGGCGGACGCGGCCGCCGCGCACGCCCCCGCCGACGTGCCCGGTGCCGGGGGGACCGCCGAGGCGGCTCCCGCCACCCGCTGA
- the mutM gene encoding bifunctional DNA-formamidopyrimidine glycosylase/DNA-(apurinic or apyrimidinic site) lyase, producing the protein MPELPEVETVRRGLAPGVDGRTIAAVQVLHPRPVRRHLAGPESFAAELVGRTFTEPRRRGKYLWLPFADGDALLAHLGMSGQFRLDPADAPLVANTRVLVTFADGDPQLRFVDQRMFGGLSLSPGGAELPAEVAHIGRDPFDPAFDLEAAARRMRAKRTGVKRALLDQTLVSGIGNIYADEALWRARTHYARATSNLGQAQARAVLTAAREVMATALEQGGTSFDALYVNVNGSSGYFDRSLAVYGQEGRPCPRCGTPVRREPFMNRSAFRCPRCQRTPSGASYGG; encoded by the coding sequence GTGCCCGAGCTGCCCGAGGTCGAGACCGTCCGGCGCGGCCTGGCCCCCGGCGTCGACGGCCGCACCATCGCGGCCGTCCAGGTGCTCCACCCGCGGCCCGTCCGCCGGCACCTCGCGGGACCGGAGTCCTTCGCCGCCGAGCTGGTCGGGCGCACGTTCACCGAGCCCCGGCGCCGGGGCAAGTACCTCTGGCTGCCCTTCGCCGACGGCGACGCCCTGCTGGCCCACCTCGGGATGAGCGGGCAGTTCCGGCTCGACCCGGCCGACGCGCCGCTGGTCGCCAACACCCGCGTGCTCGTCACCTTCGCCGACGGCGACCCCCAGCTCCGCTTCGTCGACCAGCGGATGTTCGGCGGGCTCTCGCTGTCCCCGGGCGGCGCCGAGCTGCCCGCCGAGGTCGCCCACATCGGCCGCGACCCCTTCGACCCCGCCTTCGACCTCGAGGCCGCCGCCCGGCGGATGCGGGCCAAGCGCACCGGCGTCAAGCGGGCGCTGCTGGACCAGACCCTGGTCTCGGGCATCGGCAACATCTACGCCGACGAGGCGCTGTGGCGGGCCCGCACCCACTACGCGCGGGCGACGAGCAACCTCGGCCAGGCCCAGGCCCGGGCGGTGCTCACCGCGGCCCGCGAGGTGATGGCCACCGCCCTGGAGCAGGGCGGCACCTCCTTCGACGCGCTGTACGTCAACGTCAACGGCTCCAGCGGCTACTTCGACCGCTCGCTGGCGGTCTACGGCCAGGAGGGCCGGCCCTGCCCGCGCTGCGGCACACCGGTGCGCCGCGAGCCCTTCATGAACCGCTCCGCGTTCCGCTGCCCGCGCTGCCAGCGGACGCCGTCCGGGGCCTCCTACGGTGGCTGA
- a CDS encoding GtrA family protein: MERLRHFLFVRHGHNWILLLRFGLVGGSGVLVNLLVVVLLNKLGPDEEGVFAGLPLTDFNIRWYHVFATAAFVVANLWNFQLNRLWTFRSNKHAGWLGEYLPFMAVGLLAHLVGLGILTLLLHPGSWLSLSPTFFDDSSGFRTRLYWAQLIQIVVTTPVSFVLNKLWTFSSVRSRPALPPEPGPEDAAVDGSPEAAAAHARHARRP, from the coding sequence GTGGAGCGACTGAGGCACTTCCTGTTCGTCCGGCACGGCCACAACTGGATCCTCCTGCTCCGGTTCGGCCTGGTGGGCGGCTCCGGCGTCCTCGTGAACCTGCTGGTGGTCGTGCTGCTCAACAAGCTCGGCCCCGACGAGGAGGGCGTGTTCGCCGGCCTCCCGCTCACCGACTTCAACATCCGCTGGTACCACGTGTTCGCGACCGCGGCCTTCGTCGTGGCGAACCTGTGGAACTTCCAGCTGAACCGGCTGTGGACGTTCCGCAGCAACAAGCACGCCGGCTGGCTGGGCGAGTACCTGCCGTTCATGGCCGTCGGGCTGCTGGCCCACCTCGTCGGGCTCGGCATCCTCACCCTGCTGCTGCACCCCGGCTCCTGGCTGTCGCTGTCGCCGACGTTCTTCGACGACTCCTCCGGCTTCCGCACCCGGCTCTACTGGGCCCAGCTGATCCAGATCGTCGTCACCACGCCGGTCTCCTTCGTCCTCAACAAGCTCTGGACCTTCTCCTCGGTGCGCAGTCGCCCGGCGCTGCCGCCCGAGCCCGGCCCGGAGGACGCCGCCGTCGACGGCTCGCCCGAGGCCGCGGCGGCGCACGCCCGGCACGCCCGCCGCCCCTGA
- a CDS encoding APC family permease: MAAKTGLLRTKDVDDVIAQNSDEGPSDRHHTRLSRRLRARDLMGFGIGIVIGTGIFTLTGVQAKNNAGPGIVISFLLAGVVSLLAALCYAELAAAVPTAGSSYTYAYTTIGEVFAWVIAWDLILEFSLGAAVVARGWSGYLQEAFGLPRAFFGEEGSVVNLGAVAIVLVLGAVAMVGIKESKWVTNALVVVKVSVCLFVIVVGAFFVKASNLVPLIPPTAPPADGGGSRLTQPLWQFASGVEPAAFGVPGLLVAAAVVFFAYSGFEAVANLGEESRDPAKDMPRGLLGTLVICTLLYVGVCVVLTGMVKYTDLSEGAPLSDAFDQVGLGWAGLLIGIAAIAGLTSVILVDIVAVGRIGFAVCRDGLLPPSVGRIHPRWRTPYRFTAIATVVIAVLAAFVPLATLAEMVSIGTLFAFFVVSIAVAVLRRTKPRMPRPFRTPQVPLLPIVSALLCLALMTSLAVETWLRFLVWLAVGLAIYLGYGRRHAVLAGGRGRAGDRAEGEPEG; encoded by the coding sequence ATGGCAGCCAAGACCGGTCTCCTGCGCACCAAGGACGTCGACGACGTCATCGCCCAGAACTCCGACGAGGGGCCGAGCGACCGGCACCACACCCGGCTCAGCCGGCGTCTCCGGGCCCGTGACCTGATGGGGTTCGGCATCGGGATCGTCATCGGCACCGGGATCTTCACCCTGACCGGCGTGCAGGCCAAGAACAACGCCGGCCCGGGCATCGTCATCAGCTTCCTGCTCGCCGGGGTGGTCAGCCTGCTGGCCGCCCTCTGCTACGCCGAGCTGGCGGCCGCCGTCCCGACGGCGGGCAGCTCCTACACCTACGCCTACACGACCATCGGCGAGGTCTTCGCCTGGGTGATCGCCTGGGACCTGATCCTGGAGTTCAGCCTCGGCGCCGCCGTCGTCGCGCGCGGCTGGTCGGGGTACCTGCAGGAGGCGTTCGGGCTGCCGCGGGCCTTCTTCGGCGAGGAGGGCTCGGTCGTCAACCTCGGGGCGGTGGCGATCGTGCTCGTCCTGGGGGCCGTGGCCATGGTGGGCATCAAGGAGTCGAAGTGGGTGACCAACGCCCTGGTGGTGGTGAAGGTCTCGGTCTGCCTCTTCGTCATCGTCGTCGGCGCGTTCTTCGTCAAGGCCTCCAACCTGGTGCCGTTGATCCCGCCGACGGCCCCGCCGGCCGACGGCGGCGGCAGTCGGCTGACCCAGCCGCTGTGGCAGTTCGCCTCGGGCGTCGAGCCCGCGGCCTTCGGGGTGCCGGGCCTGCTGGTGGCGGCGGCCGTCGTCTTCTTCGCCTACTCCGGCTTCGAGGCCGTGGCCAACCTCGGCGAGGAGAGCCGGGACCCGGCCAAGGACATGCCGCGCGGGCTGCTGGGCACGCTGGTCATCTGCACCCTGCTCTACGTCGGCGTCTGCGTCGTCCTCACGGGGATGGTCAAGTACACCGACCTCAGCGAGGGCGCACCGCTCTCGGACGCCTTCGACCAGGTGGGCCTCGGCTGGGCCGGGCTGCTGATCGGCATCGCCGCGATCGCCGGCCTCACCTCGGTGATCCTCGTCGACATCGTCGCCGTCGGCCGGATCGGCTTCGCCGTCTGCCGGGACGGCCTGCTGCCGCCCTCGGTCGGGCGGATCCACCCGCGCTGGCGGACGCCGTACCGGTTCACCGCGATCGCCACCGTCGTCATCGCCGTGCTCGCCGCCTTCGTGCCGCTGGCCACCCTGGCCGAGATGGTGAGCATCGGGACGCTCTTCGCCTTCTTCGTCGTCTCCATCGCCGTGGCGGTGTTGCGGCGCACGAAGCCGCGGATGCCACGGCCCTTCCGCACCCCGCAGGTGCCGCTGCTGCCGATCGTCTCCGCCCTGCTCTGCCTGGCCCTGATGACCAGCCTCGCGGTGGAGACCTGGCTGCGGTTCCTCGTCTGGCTGGCCGTCGGCCTGGCGATCTACCTCGGCTACGGGCGCCGGCACGCGGTGCTGGCGGGCGGCCGCGGGCGGGCGGGGGACCGGGCGGAGGGCGAGCCGGAGGGCTGA
- the smc gene encoding chromosome segregation protein SMC has product MYLKSLTLRGFKSFASATTLNFEPGITCVVGPNGSGKSNVVDALSWVMGEQGAKSLRGGKMEDVIFAGTSGRAPLGRAEVSLTIDNTDGALPIDYTEVTISRTMFRNGGSEYAINGSAARLMDVQDLLSDSGIGREMHVIVGQGQLDGILQATPEGRRGFIEEAAGVLKHRKRKEKALRKLETCDVNLNRLSDLIAEIRRQLKPLGRQADVARRAAVIQADLRDARARLLADDLVQATLALESELADERALRQRRAQLEQALEDAREREVAAEEAVREASPAVTAAQETWYGLAALRERVASTVSIARERVRNAASDPGETRTGRDPEDLEREAAAVAAQERELTAQVTARAEALTRASAERAATEEAHRAEESRLTALLRAAADRREGLARLTGQVNTLRSRAEAAEAEIGRLTAASAQAQERAEQATRAFTALESRVAGLDDGELGLDAEHESAVEAQEAVRAELAEVRRQEAAASSERAALAARVEALAVGLQRKDAAAALLADGVPVPGLLGAVAALVEVEAGFEVALAAALGRTADAVAVEGPDAALAAVAHLKAEDLGRAALLLGGATPPPAGPWPDLGAEARYAVDVVRVPDALRPALTAVLDRVALVADLAAARRLVAEHPVLTAVTRDGDVLSAVTAAGGSSAQPSLIELQAAVDDAERRLAEAGHTADRLRFAQSQLEERRRAADEAVEVALEKLHESDAAMAALAEELGQLSSTARSAGGEAERLRQAIGQAEAARDRDVAGLAELEQRLALAASSQDEPEPDPAERDRLAEAARRARSAEMDARLALRTQEERARSLAGRADALRRAAENERQARARAQARRERLQREAREATAVQTAGTYLAAQLERSLARAATGRAEAEAARAEADAALRAVRTDVRSLGSQFEQLVDAVHRDELARAEQRMRVDALTEKAMVEVGIAADALMAEYGPDQPVPVLARPDGTALGPDDEQPPPVPYVRDVQQARLRKAERSIAALGRVNPLALEEFDAMEERHRFLSEQLEDLRRTRKDLLDIIADVDARVEQVFAEAYADVEAAFVRVFARLFPGGEGRLVLTEPGNWLTTGVDVEARPPGKKVKRLSLLSGGERSLVAVAFLVSLFIARPSPFYILDEVEAALDDTNLGRLLEIYEELRANSQLLVITHQKRTMEIADALYGVTMRGDGVSAVISQRLRETESVA; this is encoded by the coding sequence TTGTACCTCAAGAGCCTGACCCTGCGGGGCTTCAAGTCGTTCGCCTCGGCGACGACGCTGAACTTCGAGCCGGGCATCACCTGCGTCGTCGGGCCGAACGGCTCCGGCAAGTCCAACGTCGTCGACGCCCTCAGCTGGGTGATGGGGGAGCAGGGCGCCAAGTCGCTGCGCGGCGGCAAGATGGAGGACGTCATCTTCGCCGGCACCTCCGGCCGCGCCCCGCTGGGCCGGGCCGAGGTGTCGCTGACCATCGACAACACCGACGGCGCCCTGCCCATCGACTACACCGAGGTCACGATCAGCCGGACGATGTTCCGCAACGGCGGCTCGGAGTACGCCATCAACGGCTCGGCCGCTCGGCTGATGGACGTCCAGGACCTGCTCAGCGACTCCGGCATCGGCCGCGAGATGCATGTCATCGTCGGCCAGGGCCAGCTGGACGGGATCCTGCAGGCGACGCCGGAGGGCCGCCGCGGCTTCATCGAGGAGGCCGCCGGCGTCCTCAAGCACCGCAAGCGCAAGGAGAAGGCGCTCCGCAAGCTGGAGACCTGCGACGTCAACCTCAACCGGCTCTCCGACCTCATCGCCGAGATCCGTCGTCAGCTCAAGCCGCTGGGCCGCCAGGCCGACGTCGCCCGGCGCGCCGCGGTCATCCAGGCCGACCTCCGCGACGCCCGCGCCCGGCTGCTGGCCGACGACCTGGTCCAGGCCACCCTGGCGCTGGAGTCCGAGCTGGCCGACGAGCGCGCCCTGCGGCAGCGCCGCGCCCAGCTGGAGCAGGCCCTCGAGGACGCCCGCGAGCGCGAGGTCGCCGCGGAGGAGGCCGTCCGGGAGGCTTCGCCGGCGGTGACCGCGGCCCAGGAGACCTGGTACGGGCTGGCCGCCCTGCGGGAGCGGGTGGCCAGCACCGTCTCCATCGCCCGCGAGCGGGTGCGCAACGCCGCCTCCGACCCGGGCGAGACCCGGACCGGGCGCGACCCGGAGGACCTGGAGCGCGAGGCGGCCGCCGTCGCCGCGCAGGAGCGCGAGCTCACGGCCCAGGTCACCGCCCGGGCGGAGGCGCTGACCCGCGCGTCGGCCGAGCGGGCGGCGACCGAGGAGGCCCACCGCGCCGAGGAGTCCCGGCTGACGGCGCTGCTGCGGGCCGCCGCCGACCGCCGCGAGGGCCTGGCCCGGCTGACCGGTCAGGTCAACACGCTGCGCAGCCGCGCCGAGGCGGCCGAGGCCGAGATCGGCCGGCTGACCGCCGCGTCGGCGCAGGCCCAGGAGCGGGCCGAGCAGGCCACCCGCGCCTTCACCGCCCTGGAGAGCCGGGTCGCCGGCCTCGACGACGGCGAGCTGGGCCTGGACGCCGAACACGAGAGCGCCGTCGAGGCGCAGGAGGCCGTGCGCGCCGAGCTGGCCGAGGTCCGCCGGCAGGAGGCCGCCGCCAGCTCGGAGCGCGCGGCCCTGGCCGCCCGGGTCGAGGCGCTGGCCGTGGGCCTGCAGCGCAAGGACGCGGCCGCGGCCCTGCTGGCCGACGGCGTCCCCGTGCCGGGGCTGCTCGGCGCCGTCGCCGCCCTGGTGGAGGTCGAGGCCGGCTTCGAGGTCGCGCTGGCCGCGGCGCTCGGCCGGACCGCGGACGCCGTCGCCGTCGAGGGTCCCGACGCCGCCCTGGCCGCCGTCGCCCACCTCAAGGCCGAGGACCTCGGCCGGGCCGCCCTGCTGCTGGGCGGCGCCACCCCGCCGCCCGCGGGGCCCTGGCCCGACCTGGGCGCCGAGGCCCGCTACGCCGTCGACGTCGTCAGGGTGCCCGACGCGCTGCGGCCCGCCCTGACCGCCGTGCTGGACCGGGTGGCCCTGGTGGCCGACCTGGCCGCGGCCCGCCGGCTCGTCGCCGAGCACCCCGTGCTGACCGCGGTGACCCGCGACGGCGACGTGCTGTCCGCGGTCACCGCCGCCGGTGGCTCCAGCGCCCAGCCCAGCCTCATCGAGCTGCAGGCCGCCGTCGACGACGCCGAGCGCCGGCTGGCCGAGGCCGGCCACACCGCGGACCGGCTGCGGTTCGCGCAGAGCCAGCTGGAGGAGCGCCGCCGGGCGGCCGACGAGGCCGTCGAGGTGGCGCTGGAGAAGCTGCACGAGTCCGACGCCGCGATGGCCGCCCTGGCCGAGGAGCTGGGCCAGCTGAGCAGCACCGCCCGCTCGGCGGGCGGCGAGGCCGAGCGGCTGCGGCAGGCCATCGGCCAGGCCGAGGCGGCCCGTGACCGCGACGTCGCCGGGCTCGCGGAGCTGGAGCAGCGGCTGGCGCTGGCCGCCTCCAGCCAGGACGAGCCGGAGCCCGACCCCGCCGAGCGCGACCGGCTGGCGGAGGCCGCCCGCCGGGCCCGCAGCGCCGAGATGGATGCGCGGCTCGCCCTGCGCACCCAGGAGGAGCGGGCCCGGTCGCTGGCCGGCCGGGCCGACGCGCTGCGCCGCGCGGCCGAGAACGAGCGGCAGGCCCGCGCCCGGGCGCAGGCGCGGCGCGAGCGGCTGCAGCGGGAGGCCCGCGAGGCCACCGCGGTGCAGACGGCCGGCACCTACCTGGCCGCCCAGCTGGAGCGCTCGCTCGCGCGGGCCGCCACCGGCCGCGCCGAGGCCGAGGCCGCCCGCGCCGAGGCCGACGCCGCCCTGCGCGCCGTCCGCACCGACGTCCGCTCGCTGGGCAGCCAGTTCGAGCAGCTCGTCGACGCCGTGCACCGCGACGAGCTGGCCCGGGCCGAGCAGCGGATGCGGGTCGACGCGCTGACGGAGAAGGCGATGGTCGAGGTGGGCATCGCCGCGGACGCGCTGATGGCCGAGTACGGCCCCGACCAGCCGGTCCCCGTGCTGGCCCGGCCCGACGGCACCGCGCTGGGTCCCGACGACGAGCAGCCGCCGCCCGTGCCCTACGTCCGCGACGTCCAGCAGGCCCGGCTGCGCAAGGCCGAGCGCTCGATCGCCGCGCTGGGCCGGGTCAACCCGCTGGCGCTGGAGGAGTTCGACGCCATGGAGGAGCGGCACCGGTTCCTCTCCGAGCAGCTGGAGGACCTCCGGCGCACCCGCAAGGACCTGCTCGACATCATCGCCGACGTCGACGCCCGCGTGGAGCAGGTCTTCGCCGAGGCCTACGCCGACGTCGAGGCGGCGTTCGTCCGCGTCTTCGCCCGCCTGTTCCCGGGCGGTGAGGGCCGGCTGGTGCTCACCGAGCCCGGCAACTGGCTGACCACCGGCGTCGACGTGGAGGCGCGTCCGCCGGGCAAGAAGGTCAAGCGGCTCTCGCTGCTCTCCGGCGGGGAGCGCTCGCTGGTCGCGGTGGCGTTCCTGGTGTCGCTGTTCATCGCCCGCCCCAGCCCGTTCTACATCCTCGACGAGGTCGAGGCCGCGCTGGACGACACCAACCTGGGTCGGCTGCTGGAGATCTACGAGGAGCTGCGCGCCAACAGCCAGCTGCTGGTGATCACCCACCAGAAGCGGACGATGGAGATCGCCGACGCGCTCTACGGCGTGACCATGCGCGGCGACGGCGTCTCCGCGGTCATCTCCCAGCGGCTGCGCGAGACGGAGTCAGTGGCCTGA